In Aquabacterium sp. OR-4, the following proteins share a genomic window:
- the uraH gene encoding hydroxyisourate hydrolase encodes MGHLSTHVLDTMHGCPAAGMQVRLQRLHDDGRAETVRQVQLDADGRAGGPLLEGPAMATGRWRLLFEVAPYFRARGVELPEPPFIDTVTLDFGIADAAARYHVPLLASPWSYATYRGS; translated from the coding sequence ATGGGCCACCTCAGTACCCATGTTCTCGACACCATGCACGGCTGCCCCGCCGCCGGCATGCAGGTGCGCCTGCAGCGCCTGCACGACGACGGCCGCGCCGAGACGGTGCGCCAGGTGCAGCTGGACGCCGATGGCCGCGCCGGCGGCCCGCTGCTCGAAGGCCCGGCCATGGCCACCGGCCGCTGGCGCCTGCTGTTCGAGGTGGCGCCGTACTTCCGGGCGCGCGGCGTCGAGCTGCCCGAGCCGCCCTTCATCGACACCGTGACGCTGGACTTCGGCATTGCCGATGCCGCTGCGCGCTACCACGTGCCGCTGCTGGCCAGCCCCTGGTCCTACGCCACCTACCGCGGCTCCTGA
- a CDS encoding urate hydroxylase PuuD: protein MEAYLLDWANLLLRWAHVVTAIAWVGSSFYFVFLDSSLTPPDDPALRRKGVSGELWAVHGGGFYHPQKYLLAPAALPERLHWFYWESYSTWLTGFGLFTVLYLFQAGSFLIDKSVHDWPAGAAIAAALGFLAVFWLVYDAICRTLGRGPRGDAIVGAAVTAVVVLASWLACQLFAGRAAFLLIGAMMATAMSANVFFWIIPGQRTVIAQMKAGQPVDPVHGLRGKQRSVHNTYFTLPVLVAMLSNHYGWLYQGPHNWAVLVLLMLAGALIRLSFVARHKALVLGQAVPWGHALAGTLLLAGLAVWRAPMPQAAPAASAPLPTPAQVQAVIAQRCLMCHGPQLQQKGVALHTPELLGRHAQAVYQQAVVLKLMPLNNATQISDDERALIRRWYEGGALTR, encoded by the coding sequence ATGGAGGCCTACCTGCTCGACTGGGCCAATCTGCTGTTGCGCTGGGCGCATGTGGTCACCGCGATCGCCTGGGTCGGCTCGTCGTTCTACTTCGTCTTTCTCGACAGCAGCCTGACGCCGCCGGACGACCCCGCGCTGCGCCGCAAGGGCGTGTCGGGCGAGCTGTGGGCGGTGCACGGCGGCGGCTTCTACCATCCGCAGAAATACCTGCTGGCGCCGGCTGCGCTGCCCGAGCGCCTGCACTGGTTCTACTGGGAGAGCTACAGCACCTGGCTCACCGGCTTCGGCCTGTTCACGGTGCTGTACCTGTTCCAGGCCGGCAGCTTTCTGATCGACAAGAGCGTGCACGACTGGCCGGCCGGCGCGGCCATTGCCGCGGCGCTGGGCTTTCTGGCGGTGTTCTGGCTGGTCTACGACGCCATCTGCCGCACGCTGGGCCGCGGCCCGCGCGGCGATGCGATCGTTGGCGCGGCGGTGACGGCGGTGGTGGTGCTGGCCTCGTGGCTGGCCTGCCAGCTGTTTGCCGGGCGCGCAGCCTTCTTGCTGATCGGCGCCATGATGGCCACGGCGATGAGCGCCAACGTGTTCTTCTGGATCATCCCGGGCCAGCGCACCGTGATCGCGCAGATGAAGGCCGGCCAGCCGGTCGATCCGGTGCACGGCCTGCGCGGCAAGCAGCGCAGCGTGCACAACACCTACTTCACGCTGCCGGTGCTGGTGGCCATGCTCAGCAACCACTACGGCTGGCTGTACCAGGGCCCGCACAACTGGGCGGTGCTGGTGCTGCTGATGCTGGCCGGGGCGCTGATCCGCCTCAGCTTCGTGGCCCGCCACAAGGCCCTGGTGCTGGGCCAGGCGGTGCCCTGGGGCCATGCGCTGGCCGGCACGCTGCTGCTGGCGGGCCTGGCGGTGTGGCGCGCGCCCATGCCGCAGGCGGCGCCGGCCGCCAGTGCGCCGCTGCCCACGCCGGCCCAGGTGCAGGCGGTGATCGCCCAGCGCTGCCTGATGTGCCATGGCCCGCAGCTGCAGCAAAAGGGCGTGGCCCTGCACACGCCCGAGCTGCTGGGCCGCCATGCCCAGGCCGTCTACCAGCAGGCGGTGGTGCTGAAGCTGATGCCGCTGAACAACGCCACCCAGATCAGCGACGACGAGCGCGCCCTGATCCGCCGCTGGTACGAGGGCGGGGCCCTCACGCGCTGA
- the puuE gene encoding allantoinase PuuE, with protein sequence MTAFAPDTAPRYPRDLAGHGRCAPHPQWPGDARVALQFVLNFEEGGENSVLHGDAGSEQFLSEMFNPASYPARHLSMESIYEYGSRVGVWRILREFEQRGLPLTVFGVGMALERCPEITAAFVAGGHELACHGWRWIHYQGLDEATERSHLVRGLAAIEQLTGARRGHSAPGAAADLLNGHVHGLGWYTGRDSPNTRRLVADAGDIAYDSDHYGDDLPFWLQVQKSDGSLAPHLVVPYTLDCNDMRFALPQGYSHGEPFFQYLKDAFDVHYAEGGRDPADGQGGPAMMSVGLHCRLLGRPGRMRALQRFLDHVQSHPQVWVARRIDIARHWRRVHPFDAATAFTWA encoded by the coding sequence ATGACCGCCTTTGCGCCCGACACCGCCCCCCGCTACCCCCGTGACCTGGCCGGCCACGGCCGCTGCGCGCCGCATCCGCAGTGGCCGGGTGACGCCCGCGTGGCGCTGCAGTTCGTGCTGAACTTCGAGGAGGGCGGCGAGAACTCGGTGCTGCATGGCGACGCCGGCAGCGAGCAGTTCCTGTCGGAGATGTTCAACCCCGCCAGCTACCCGGCGCGCCACCTCAGCATGGAGAGCATCTACGAGTACGGCTCGCGGGTGGGCGTGTGGCGCATCCTGCGCGAGTTCGAGCAGCGTGGCCTGCCGCTCACCGTGTTCGGCGTGGGCATGGCGCTCGAACGCTGCCCCGAGATCACCGCCGCCTTCGTGGCTGGCGGCCACGAGCTGGCCTGCCACGGCTGGCGCTGGATCCACTACCAGGGCCTGGACGAGGCCACCGAACGCAGCCACCTGGTGCGCGGACTGGCGGCCATCGAGCAGCTCACCGGTGCGCGCCGCGGGCACAGCGCGCCGGGCGCGGCGGCCGACCTGTTGAACGGCCATGTGCACGGCCTGGGCTGGTATACCGGCCGCGACAGCCCCAACACCCGCCGCCTGGTGGCCGACGCCGGCGACATCGCCTACGACAGCGACCACTACGGCGACGACCTGCCCTTCTGGCTGCAGGTGCAAAAGTCCGACGGCAGCCTGGCGCCGCACCTGGTGGTGCCCTACACGCTGGACTGCAACGACATGCGCTTTGCCCTGCCCCAGGGCTACAGCCACGGCGAGCCGTTTTTCCAGTACCTGAAAGACGCCTTCGACGTGCATTACGCCGAAGGCGGGCGCGATCCGGCCGATGGCCAGGGCGGCCCGGCGATGATGAGCGTCGGCCTGCATTGCCGCCTGCTCGGCCGGCCCGGCCGCATGCGGGCACTGCAGCGCTTTCTTGATCACGTGCAGTCGCACCCGCAGGTGTGGGTGGCCCGGCGCATCGACATTGCGCGCCACTGGCGCCGCGTGCACCCCTTCGACGCCGCCACCGCCTTCACCTGGGCCTGA
- a CDS encoding PhnD/SsuA/transferrin family substrate-binding protein, whose protein sequence is MGFPVLSQPRRPGARTLSLGAAHTVMATAAMLCLAAAPDARAQAEAAKVFEVKPGDTFSSLAARHTGNVRSWRKLYRPQQSRLSDPNRIQVGMRFELVSDAQGQFLCLVGQHGRAAPAAAAVAAAVAPAAAPAPAPAPAPAPAPAPAAAPAPAPAPVAAAAAPAAGEFVLGVLPNIAPATLLAQYESMRRYLEKHNAGMKVKVVVPANFKVFFDATMNGEYDLAVAAPHFARVAQADRNLVPLGMYEPRINGLFVAPIDSPITGAKDARSKAIGFANPQSLVAMYGLQWLKGQGLEPAKDFEIKAARTDLGVGRMMLTGEAVAAVMSNGEMRALPPDEASRMRIVEVFTRIPNFMLMANPARLDRERMARLKGQLKAFIADKDEGAEFMRATGFSGLAEVDDAQMRELDAFAPQTRRAMGVVK, encoded by the coding sequence ATGGGATTTCCGGTCTTGTCGCAGCCGCGCCGCCCTGGCGCGCGCACCCTTTCGCTGGGCGCTGCCCACACCGTCATGGCCACCGCCGCCATGCTCTGCCTGGCCGCCGCACCCGATGCCCGGGCGCAGGCCGAGGCCGCCAAGGTCTTCGAGGTCAAGCCGGGTGACACGTTCTCGTCGCTGGCCGCACGCCACACCGGCAATGTGCGCAGCTGGCGCAAGCTCTACCGGCCGCAGCAAAGCCGGCTGAGCGATCCCAACCGCATCCAGGTGGGCATGCGTTTCGAGCTGGTGAGCGACGCCCAGGGCCAGTTCCTGTGCCTGGTGGGCCAGCATGGCCGCGCGGCACCTGCCGCCGCCGCGGTGGCCGCGGCCGTGGCCCCGGCCGCTGCGCCGGCCCCCGCACCGGCCCCTGCCCCTGCCCCTGCCCCTGCACCGGCGGCCGCCCCGGCACCGGCGCCGGCGCCCGTGGCGGCTGCCGCGGCGCCGGCAGCTGGCGAGTTCGTGCTGGGCGTGCTGCCCAACATCGCGCCGGCCACGCTGCTGGCGCAGTACGAATCGATGCGGCGCTACCTCGAAAAGCACAACGCCGGCATGAAGGTCAAGGTGGTGGTGCCCGCCAACTTCAAGGTCTTCTTCGACGCCACGATGAACGGCGAGTACGACCTGGCCGTGGCCGCGCCGCACTTTGCGCGGGTGGCCCAGGCCGACCGCAACCTGGTGCCGCTGGGCATGTACGAGCCGCGCATCAACGGCCTGTTCGTGGCGCCGATCGACAGCCCGATCACCGGCGCGAAGGACGCGCGCAGCAAGGCCATCGGCTTTGCCAACCCGCAGTCGCTGGTGGCCATGTACGGTCTGCAGTGGCTCAAGGGCCAGGGCCTCGAGCCGGCCAAGGATTTCGAGATCAAGGCCGCCCGCACCGACCTGGGCGTGGGCCGCATGATGCTCACCGGCGAGGCCGTGGCCGCGGTGATGAGCAATGGCGAGATGCGCGCACTGCCGCCCGACGAGGCCTCGCGCATGCGCATCGTCGAGGTGTTCACGCGCATCCCCAACTTCATGCTGATGGCCAACCCGGCGCGGCTGGACCGCGAGCGCATGGCCCGCCTGAAGGGCCAGCTCAAGGCCTTCATCGCCGACAAGGACGAGGGCGCCGAGTTCATGCGCGCCACCGGCTTCTCGGGTCTGGCCGAGGTGGACGACGCGCAGATGCGCGAGCTCGACGCCTTTGCGCCGCAGACGCGCCGTGCGATGGGCGTGGTGAAGTGA
- a CDS encoding vanadium-dependent haloperoxidase has protein sequence MTWVAGSGAQAQVVNVPTAGSRGSTMVLRWNRSLLEAVAATFTQATISARAASMVNEAIYNAWAAYSSSADFTLSGCSRRPFWEASDTWREVAISYAAYTVLVDLFPSQKTVLDGKLALRAPSSTVYQWLGHGQAARDLGLDMGRRLLAARRNDGANQYGDPAAGTYADTSGYVPVNSPTQLVDPTRWQPLYVLDAQGVWGVQKFLTPHWGRVRPFALASGSQYRPAFSAAAGPSQAEMLEMINLSAALDLNAKALVEFWAANPGTVSPPGQWLQIAEAVSNADNNSLAEDVKLFFGVSQALLDAGIAAWDAKRAYDSARPVSAVPYYFRNQSIRAWAGPGLGTQTILGQHWRPFQRPTAPTPPFPEFVSGHSTFSAAASSVIAGLRGSNTIALTGYVLPELPRFEPVGQQVNLSVGTLSEAADWAGYSRRVGGIHFERGDLMGRALGKQVGSAVLARCQRVFS, from the coding sequence GTGACCTGGGTGGCAGGCAGCGGCGCGCAGGCGCAGGTGGTGAATGTGCCGACGGCGGGCAGCCGCGGCTCGACGATGGTGCTGCGCTGGAACCGCAGCCTGCTGGAGGCCGTGGCGGCCACCTTCACCCAGGCCACGATCTCGGCACGCGCCGCGTCGATGGTCAACGAGGCCATCTACAACGCCTGGGCGGCCTACAGCAGCTCGGCCGACTTCACGCTGTCCGGCTGCAGCCGCCGCCCGTTCTGGGAGGCCAGCGACACCTGGCGCGAGGTGGCGATCAGCTACGCCGCCTACACCGTGCTGGTCGACCTGTTTCCGAGCCAGAAGACGGTGCTGGATGGCAAGCTGGCGCTGCGTGCCCCCTCGAGCACCGTGTACCAGTGGCTGGGCCATGGCCAGGCGGCCCGCGACCTGGGCCTGGACATGGGCCGGCGCCTGCTGGCGGCACGCCGCAACGACGGCGCCAACCAGTACGGTGACCCGGCCGCCGGAACCTATGCCGACACCTCGGGCTACGTGCCGGTGAACTCGCCCACGCAGCTGGTCGACCCCACCCGCTGGCAGCCGCTGTACGTGCTGGACGCGCAGGGCGTGTGGGGCGTGCAGAAGTTCCTCACGCCGCACTGGGGCCGCGTGCGGCCGTTTGCGCTGGCCTCGGGCTCGCAGTACCGGCCGGCGTTCAGCGCCGCCGCCGGCCCCAGCCAGGCCGAGATGCTGGAGATGATCAACCTGAGCGCTGCGCTCGATCTCAATGCCAAGGCGCTGGTCGAGTTCTGGGCCGCCAATCCCGGCACCGTGTCGCCGCCCGGGCAGTGGCTGCAGATCGCCGAGGCGGTGTCGAACGCCGACAACAACTCGCTGGCCGAGGATGTGAAGCTGTTCTTCGGCGTCTCGCAGGCGCTGCTGGATGCCGGCATCGCCGCCTGGGACGCCAAGCGCGCCTACGACTCGGCCCGCCCGGTGAGCGCCGTGCCCTACTACTTTCGCAACCAGTCGATCCGCGCCTGGGCCGGCCCGGGCCTGGGCACGCAGACCATCCTGGGCCAGCACTGGCGGCCGTTCCAGCGGCCCACCGCGCCCACGCCGCCGTTCCCCGAGTTCGTGTCGGGCCACAGCACCTTCAGTGCCGCGGCCTCGTCGGTGATCGCCGGCCTGCGCGGCAGCAACACCATCGCGCTGACCGGCTACGTGCTGCCCGAATTGCCGCGCTTCGAGCCGGTGGGCCAGCAGGTGAACCTCAGCGTCGGCACGCTCAGCGAGGCCGCCGACTGGGCCGGCTACTCGCGTCGCGTGGGCGGCATCCACTTCGAGCGTGGTGACCTGATGGGCCGTGCCCTGGGCAAGCAGGTGGGCAGCGCGGTGCTGGCCCGCTGCCAGCGCGTGTTCAGCTGA